Below is a window of Desulfurococcus amylolyticus Z-533 DNA.
GTAAAACCCTCGGCAACGATTATAGCTGAGGCTCTAGGTATAACTCCTGAAACCATGGCGACAGACCTGGAGTTCGCGTGTAGAGCTGCAAGTGAGGCGCTAAGGATAAGTATTGGAGCTGTGGCATCTGGTTTGATAAATTATGCACTAGTAATAGGTAGTGATACAGCACAAGCAAACCCAGGGGACGTGTTAGAATTCACAGCTTCCTCAGCTGCTACAGCCCTTATAACGGGGCCTAGGGAAGAGTCAGCGGCATACTTCGAGGCAAGTGCCACATTCGTCACCGATACACCTGATTTCTGGCGTAGGGATCATTCGCGCTACCCACTTCATGGTGAGGCATTCACAGGTGAGCCAGCATACTTTAAACATATAGTGGGCGCCGTGAAACTACTAATGGAGAAGACCGGGCTTAAACCAGAGGACTTCGATTACGCTATCTTCCACCAGCCAAACGGTACATTCCCGCTTAGGGTTGCAAGAATGCTTGGAATACCCAAGGAGAAAGTAATACCTGGATTAGTCACACCGTTCATAGGTAACAGCTATAATTCGTCAGCCCTCATAGGGCTTTCCCGCGTGCTTGATAAGGCTAAGCC
It encodes the following:
- a CDS encoding hydroxymethylglutaryl-CoA synthase codes for the protein MIPEERVGIIGWGSYIPRWRLPLSEIVRTWGFNPKEPEELNVAEKSVAGIDEDAITMGWEAAVNALRRARIDPRKIGSVWFGTESKPYAVKPSATIIAEALGITPETMATDLEFACRAASEALRISIGAVASGLINYALVIGSDTAQANPGDVLEFTASSAATALITGPREESAAYFEASATFVTDTPDFWRRDHSRYPLHGEAFTGEPAYFKHIVGAVKLLMEKTGLKPEDFDYAIFHQPNGTFPLRVARMLGIPKEKVIPGLVTPFIGNSYNSSALIGLSRVLDKAKPGQRILLAPFGSGAGSDAYSIVVTDRITEKQELAPTVDDYIVRKTSIDYALYAKYRRLINRIR